A genomic region of Gemmata massiliana contains the following coding sequences:
- the acs gene encoding acetate--CoA ligase: MSDKNITSVLKETRQFPPSAEFVARATVKATERDRLAEWAEREPDGFWAEQAKSLHWTKPWDKVLDWSNVPHAKWFVGGQLNASDNCLDRHVAAGRGNKAALVWEGEPGDSRTLTYQQLLREVCKFANALKALGVEKGDRVTIYMPMIPEAAIAMLACARIGAMHSVVFGGFSADAVADRNNDAKSKLVITADGGWRRGKVVPLKANVDAALEKSPSVEKCVVFNRCNTAVEMKAGRDVWWHDLVAGASAECPAEPLDSEHPLFILYTSGSTGKPKGVLHTTGGYLLGASLTHKWVFDIKEDDVYWCTADVGWITGHSYIVYGPLCNGSTVVMYEGAPNQPREDRFWEIIAKYRVTIFYTAPTAIRAFIKWGDQHPKGHDLSSLRLLGSVGEPINPEAWMWYHNVIGGGRCPIVDTWWQTETGAIMISPLPGAISTKPGSATKPLPGIAAEVVDKQGHPVPANAGGFLVVKRPWPSMMRTIYGDDERYKSTYWNNYPGVYFTADGARRDEDGYIWVMGRVDDVLNVSGHRLSTMEVESALVHHPKVAEAAVVGKPDDLKGEGIVCFVTLKQGVAPTDELKAELKAHVVKDIGALARPDDVRFTDSLPKTRSGKIMRRFLRDIAAGRQSTGDATTLEDLNVLAKLREDDE; the protein is encoded by the coding sequence ATGAGCGATAAAAACATCACCAGCGTGCTGAAGGAAACGCGGCAGTTTCCTCCGTCCGCCGAGTTCGTCGCGCGCGCCACCGTGAAAGCGACCGAGCGCGACCGGCTCGCGGAGTGGGCCGAACGCGAACCGGACGGGTTCTGGGCCGAGCAAGCCAAGTCCCTTCACTGGACCAAGCCGTGGGACAAGGTGCTCGATTGGAGCAACGTCCCGCACGCGAAGTGGTTCGTCGGCGGGCAGCTCAACGCGAGCGACAACTGCCTCGACCGCCACGTCGCGGCCGGGCGCGGGAACAAGGCCGCGCTCGTGTGGGAGGGGGAACCCGGCGATTCCCGCACGCTGACGTATCAGCAACTTCTGCGCGAAGTGTGCAAATTCGCGAACGCACTGAAGGCGTTGGGCGTGGAAAAGGGCGACCGCGTCACGATCTACATGCCGATGATCCCGGAAGCGGCGATCGCGATGCTCGCCTGCGCCCGGATCGGCGCGATGCACTCGGTCGTTTTCGGCGGGTTCTCCGCGGACGCGGTCGCGGACCGCAACAACGACGCGAAGTCGAAGCTCGTCATCACCGCCGATGGTGGTTGGCGCCGCGGAAAAGTGGTGCCGCTGAAGGCGAACGTGGACGCGGCCCTCGAAAAATCGCCGTCGGTCGAGAAGTGCGTGGTATTCAACCGCTGTAACACCGCGGTCGAGATGAAGGCCGGGCGCGACGTGTGGTGGCACGACCTGGTGGCCGGCGCGAGCGCTGAGTGCCCGGCCGAACCGCTGGACAGCGAGCACCCGCTGTTCATTCTGTACACCTCTGGCAGCACCGGGAAGCCGAAGGGCGTTCTCCACACGACCGGCGGGTACCTGCTGGGCGCGTCGCTCACGCACAAGTGGGTCTTCGATATCAAGGAAGACGACGTTTACTGGTGTACTGCGGACGTGGGGTGGATCACGGGTCACAGTTACATCGTGTACGGCCCGCTGTGCAACGGCAGCACAGTCGTGATGTACGAGGGCGCGCCGAATCAGCCGCGCGAAGACCGGTTCTGGGAGATCATCGCGAAGTACCGGGTGACGATCTTCTACACGGCCCCGACCGCGATCCGCGCGTTCATCAAGTGGGGCGACCAGCACCCGAAGGGGCACGACCTGTCGTCGCTCCGGCTGCTCGGCAGCGTGGGCGAGCCGATCAACCCGGAGGCGTGGATGTGGTACCACAACGTGATCGGCGGCGGGCGGTGCCCGATCGTGGACACGTGGTGGCAGACGGAAACCGGCGCGATCATGATTTCGCCGCTCCCCGGCGCGATCTCGACCAAACCCGGCAGTGCGACGAAACCACTCCCGGGGATCGCCGCCGAAGTCGTTGACAAGCAGGGGCACCCGGTGCCGGCGAACGCGGGCGGGTTCCTCGTGGTGAAGCGCCCGTGGCCGAGCATGATGCGCACCATCTACGGGGACGACGAGCGCTACAAGTCCACGTACTGGAACAACTACCCGGGCGTTTACTTCACCGCGGACGGCGCGCGCCGGGACGAGGACGGCTACATCTGGGTGATGGGTCGCGTGGACGACGTGCTGAACGTGAGCGGGCACCGGCTCAGCACAATGGAGGTCGAGAGCGCGCTGGTTCACCACCCGAAAGTGGCCGAGGCCGCGGTAGTCGGGAAGCCGGACGACCTGAAGGGCGAAGGGATCGTGTGCTTCGTCACGCTGAAGCAGGGCGTGGCCCCGACCGACGAGCTGAAGGCCGAACTGAAGGCCCACGTCGTGAAGGACATCGGTGCGCTGGCTCGTCCGGACGACGTCCGGTTCACGGACTCCCTGCCGAAGACGCGGAGCGGCAAAATCATGCGCCGGTTCCTGCGTGACATCGCCGCCGGTCGACAGTCCACCGGCGACGCGACCACGCTCGAAGACCTTAACGTGCTCGCGAAACTGCGCGAGGATGATGAGTAA
- a CDS encoding ECF-type sigma factor: protein MAKDMHIISATDWGDPRAAAQLLPLVYDELRRLAVARLAVEPPGQTLQPTALVHEAYLRLVAAGHDQWDHRGHFFAAAAESMRRILIDAARKKAAARHGGAMQRQMLDPEAALVPEPREDLLALDEALSRLEAVDPLKAALVKLRYFAGLSLADAATALDLSERTAGRHWAYARAWLRRAVEGQCEKSEPTVAENGPGSRID, encoded by the coding sequence ATGGCCAAGGACATGCACATAATCAGCGCGACGGATTGGGGGGACCCGCGCGCTGCGGCGCAGTTGTTACCGCTGGTTTATGACGAACTGCGACGGCTCGCCGTCGCCCGATTAGCTGTCGAGCCGCCGGGCCAAACGCTCCAACCGACGGCCCTCGTTCACGAAGCGTACCTCCGGCTCGTCGCCGCCGGGCACGACCAGTGGGACCACCGCGGGCACTTCTTTGCTGCCGCCGCCGAGTCCATGCGGCGCATTCTCATCGACGCCGCCCGAAAAAAGGCGGCGGCACGGCACGGCGGGGCGATGCAGCGCCAGATGCTCGACCCGGAAGCGGCCCTCGTGCCCGAACCGCGCGAGGATTTGCTCGCCTTGGACGAAGCCCTGAGCCGGTTGGAAGCGGTGGACCCGCTCAAAGCCGCTCTCGTGAAGCTCCGATACTTCGCTGGCCTCAGCCTCGCCGATGCTGCGACCGCTCTGGACCTGTCGGAACGCACGGCCGGGCGGCACTGGGCCTACGCCCGGGCCTGGCTCCGGCGCGCTGTTGAGGGGCAATGCGAAAAAAGTGAACCGACAGTGGCCGAGAACGGGCCGGGATCTCGCATTGATTAA
- a CDS encoding carbon-nitrogen hydrolase, with product MDHFTIAAVQMKIAPDRETNLAKAEAAIAEAAKQGAQVVCLPELFTGYYFCQKEDIALFDLAEPIPGPSEDRLGAAAKKNKVVVVGSLFEKRMPGVYHNTATVHDASGNLLGLYRKMHIPDDPLFLEKFYFTPGDLGFKVFPTAAAKVGTLVCWDQWYPEAARLTALQGAEVIFYPTAIGWHPREKVEFGEAQHSAWETSMRGHAIANGTYVCAVNRVGHEVIVGEGLEFWGGSFVSDPFGRILKKGSTDKEEILVVTCDRKLMEDVRRNWPFFRDRRIDAYGSITKRVAD from the coding sequence ATGGACCATTTCACAATCGCGGCAGTACAGATGAAAATCGCGCCGGATCGCGAAACGAACCTGGCGAAAGCCGAGGCCGCGATCGCCGAGGCCGCGAAACAGGGCGCGCAGGTGGTGTGCCTGCCGGAACTGTTCACCGGGTACTACTTCTGCCAGAAGGAAGACATCGCGCTCTTTGATCTGGCGGAACCGATCCCGGGGCCGAGCGAGGACCGGCTCGGTGCGGCGGCGAAGAAAAACAAGGTCGTGGTGGTCGGGTCGCTGTTCGAGAAGCGGATGCCGGGGGTGTACCACAACACTGCCACCGTCCACGACGCGAGCGGGAACCTGCTCGGGTTGTACCGGAAGATGCACATCCCGGACGACCCACTGTTCCTCGAAAAATTCTACTTCACACCGGGCGACCTCGGGTTCAAGGTGTTCCCCACCGCGGCGGCGAAGGTCGGCACGCTGGTGTGCTGGGACCAGTGGTATCCCGAAGCGGCCCGACTCACGGCACTCCAGGGCGCCGAAGTGATCTTTTACCCCACCGCGATCGGCTGGCACCCGCGCGAAAAAGTGGAATTCGGCGAAGCGCAGCACTCCGCGTGGGAAACGAGCATGCGCGGCCACGCGATCGCCAACGGCACCTACGTGTGCGCGGTGAACCGCGTGGGGCACGAGGTCATCGTCGGCGAGGGGTTGGAGTTCTGGGGCGGATCGTTCGTGAGCGACCCGTTCGGCCGCATTCTGAAGAAGGGCAGCACGGACAAGGAAGAAATCCTGGTCGTGACGTGCGACCGAAAGCTCATGGAAGACGTGCGCCGGAACTGGCCGTTCTTCCGCGACCGGCGCATTGATGCCTACGGGAGCATTACCAAGCGCGTCGCCGATTAA
- a CDS encoding glycoside hydrolase family 2 protein: MHARLLSCFVLCAVTAGALGADWKPAPAPLMTKWGKEVKPDSAWQEYPRPQMVRKNWLNLNGLWDYAITKKDAPKPEKWDGQILVPFCAESALSGVGKSVSKDQNLWYHRTVEVPAGWKGQRVLLHFDAVDWESTVFVNGKELVTHKGGNDPFSVDITDALKDGKGELVVRVWDPTDSGAQPRGKQQAKPEGIWYTPVTGIWQTVWLEPVASDTYVNSIRVTPDLDKSEVEFVVDVVGNANAVLVGLKDGNFSGKPGQPIRCKLENPKLWTPDSPNLYDVQINLTSPDRDSASADTVSTYFAMRKISTAKDDKGVMRLMLNNKPVFQVGPLDQGWWPDGLLTPPSDAAMKYDIEVLKKIGFNMLRKHIKVEPSRYYYHCDKLGMLVWQDMPSGGVPSRGQLIPPNAKEDAKFTDVEKKQFRVELKAMMDHLKFFPCIVVWVPFNEGWGQHDTNDVLKWVKDYDRTRLVNGPSGWVDRGFGDMKDAHIYPGPGMFPTMPDRVSVLGEFGGLGLPLKGHLWKDTDNWGYRTFKTTEELRENYRLLVRRLHPLVGKGLSAAVYTQTTDVEVEVNGLMTYDREVIKFDLAETAKWHKALFGPAPEYRELVPTSETTAQKWRFTTTKPADGWEKSDFDAAKWTEADGGFGTQGTPGAVVRTEWKTADIWVRRGFELSEAPTGEVVLRMHHDEDAEVYINGVLALKVTDWTSGYTEFFLNAEGRKALKKGTNVIAIHCKQTRGGQYIDAGLMELK, translated from the coding sequence ATGCACGCTCGTCTCCTCTCCTGTTTCGTTCTGTGTGCCGTTACCGCCGGCGCACTCGGTGCCGACTGGAAACCGGCCCCGGCCCCGCTGATGACCAAGTGGGGCAAGGAAGTGAAACCCGACAGCGCATGGCAGGAATACCCGCGCCCGCAAATGGTGCGGAAGAACTGGCTGAACCTCAACGGATTGTGGGACTACGCGATCACCAAAAAGGACGCGCCCAAGCCCGAGAAGTGGGACGGCCAGATCCTGGTGCCGTTCTGCGCCGAATCGGCGCTGTCCGGGGTTGGCAAGAGCGTCAGCAAGGACCAGAACCTGTGGTACCACCGCACGGTCGAAGTTCCCGCCGGGTGGAAGGGGCAGCGCGTGCTGCTCCACTTCGACGCCGTCGACTGGGAATCCACGGTGTTCGTCAACGGCAAAGAACTCGTCACCCACAAGGGCGGGAACGACCCGTTCTCGGTGGACATCACCGACGCGCTGAAGGACGGAAAGGGCGAACTCGTCGTGCGCGTGTGGGATCCGACCGACTCCGGCGCGCAACCGCGTGGCAAGCAACAAGCGAAACCCGAAGGGATCTGGTACACGCCGGTCACCGGGATCTGGCAAACGGTGTGGCTCGAACCGGTGGCAAGTGACACCTACGTCAACTCGATCCGCGTGACCCCGGATCTGGACAAAAGCGAAGTCGAATTCGTCGTCGATGTCGTCGGCAACGCCAACGCTGTTCTAGTTGGGCTCAAAGACGGAAACTTCAGCGGCAAACCCGGCCAGCCCATTCGCTGCAAATTGGAGAACCCGAAGCTCTGGACCCCCGACTCTCCGAACCTTTACGACGTTCAGATTAACCTTACTTCGCCGGACCGGGACAGCGCTTCAGCGGACACCGTTTCGACCTACTTCGCGATGCGGAAAATCTCGACCGCAAAAGACGACAAGGGCGTGATGCGCCTGATGCTGAACAACAAACCGGTGTTCCAGGTGGGGCCGCTCGATCAGGGGTGGTGGCCGGACGGGTTGCTCACTCCGCCGTCCGACGCGGCGATGAAGTACGACATCGAAGTGCTGAAGAAGATCGGCTTTAACATGCTCCGCAAGCACATCAAGGTGGAGCCGTCGCGCTACTACTACCACTGCGACAAGCTCGGAATGCTGGTGTGGCAGGACATGCCCAGCGGGGGTGTACCGTCGCGCGGGCAACTCATTCCGCCGAACGCCAAGGAAGATGCCAAGTTCACCGACGTGGAAAAGAAGCAGTTCCGCGTGGAACTCAAGGCGATGATGGACCATCTGAAATTCTTCCCGTGCATCGTGGTGTGGGTGCCGTTCAACGAGGGGTGGGGGCAGCACGACACCAACGACGTCCTCAAGTGGGTGAAGGACTACGACCGCACGCGCCTCGTGAACGGCCCGAGCGGGTGGGTGGACCGCGGGTTCGGCGACATGAAGGACGCGCACATCTACCCCGGTCCGGGGATGTTCCCCACGATGCCGGACCGCGTGAGCGTGCTCGGCGAGTTCGGCGGGCTGGGCCTGCCCCTCAAGGGTCACTTGTGGAAGGACACGGATAACTGGGGCTACCGGACGTTCAAGACCACTGAAGAGCTGCGCGAGAACTATCGGCTGCTCGTGCGCCGACTGCACCCGCTCGTCGGCAAGGGGCTGAGTGCGGCGGTGTACACCCAGACGACGGACGTGGAAGTCGAAGTGAACGGCCTGATGACCTACGACCGCGAGGTCATCAAATTTGATCTGGCCGAGACCGCGAAGTGGCACAAGGCGCTGTTCGGCCCGGCCCCGGAGTATCGCGAACTCGTGCCGACGTCCGAAACGACCGCTCAGAAGTGGCGCTTCACGACCACCAAGCCCGCGGACGGCTGGGAGAAGTCCGACTTCGATGCCGCAAAGTGGACCGAGGCCGACGGCGGGTTCGGGACGCAGGGCACACCGGGCGCGGTCGTGCGTACCGAGTGGAAGACGGCCGACATCTGGGTCCGGCGCGGCTTCGAGCTTTCGGAAGCCCCAACGGGTGAGGTCGTACTCCGGATGCACCACGACGAGGACGCCGAGGTGTACATCAACGGCGTTCTCGCGCTCAAAGTGACCGACTGGACATCGGGTTACACGGAGTTCTTCCTGAACGCGGAAGGCCGAAAGGCGCTCAAGAAGGGCACAAACGTGATCGCCATCCACTGCAAGCAGACCCGCGGCGGGCAGTACATCGACGCGGGCCTAATGGAGCTGAAGTAG